Proteins encoded in a region of the Nocardia asteroides genome:
- the recR gene encoding recombination mediator RecR has protein sequence MYEGPVQDLIDELGKLPGVGPKSAQRIAFHLLGVEPPEIDRLQAALQKVRDGVQFCVTCGTVSDGQLCRICADPRRDRTMICVVEEPKDVQAIERTREFRGRYHVLGGALDPLSGIGPDQLRIRELLARIGNQEDGVDVSEVIIATDPNTEGEATATYLVRMLRDFPGLSVTRLASGLPMGGDLEFADELTLGRALSGRRAL, from the coding sequence TTGTACGAGGGTCCGGTCCAGGATCTGATCGACGAATTGGGCAAGCTGCCCGGCGTCGGTCCGAAGAGCGCGCAGCGCATCGCCTTTCACCTGCTCGGGGTGGAACCGCCGGAGATCGACCGGTTGCAGGCCGCGTTGCAGAAGGTGCGCGACGGTGTGCAGTTCTGCGTGACGTGCGGAACGGTCTCCGACGGGCAGCTGTGCCGCATCTGCGCCGATCCGCGCCGGGACCGGACCATGATCTGCGTGGTCGAGGAGCCCAAGGACGTGCAGGCGATCGAGCGCACCAGGGAGTTCCGCGGCCGCTACCACGTGCTCGGTGGCGCGCTCGACCCGCTCAGCGGTATCGGTCCCGACCAGTTGCGGATCCGGGAACTGCTGGCGCGCATCGGAAACCAGGAGGACGGCGTCGACGTCAGCGAGGTGATCATCGCGACCGATCCGAACACCGAGGGGGAGGCCACCGCCACCTACCTGGTCCGGATGCTGCGCGACTTCCCCGGCCTGAGCGTCACCAGGCTGGCGTCGGGCCTGCCCATGGGTGGCGACCTGGAGTTCGCCGACGAACTGACCCTCGGACGCGCGCTGTCCGGGCGGCGCGCGCTGTAG
- a CDS encoding YbaB/EbfC family nucleoid-associated protein has protein sequence MQPGGQFDMQQLLAQAQQMQQAVMEAQADIAATEVEGAAGGGLVKVTIKASGEVLSLTIDPKAVDPDDVETLQDLVIGAVNDAMSNAQRIAAERLGPLSGGLGGGSLPGF, from the coding sequence GTGCAGCCAGGTGGTCAGTTCGACATGCAACAGTTGCTCGCTCAGGCGCAGCAGATGCAGCAGGCGGTGATGGAAGCCCAGGCCGATATCGCGGCGACCGAAGTGGAAGGCGCGGCGGGTGGTGGGCTGGTCAAGGTCACCATCAAGGCCAGCGGCGAGGTGCTGTCGCTGACCATCGACCCGAAGGCCGTGGATCCCGACGACGTCGAGACCCTGCAGGATCTGGTCATCGGCGCGGTCAACGACGCGATGTCCAACGCCCAGCGCATCGCCGCCGAACGGCTCGGACCGCTGTCCGGCGGCCTGGGTGGCGGTTCGCTGCCCGGTTTCTGA
- a CDS encoding LysE family translocator yields MSIEFLLTTLVIVATPGTGVLFTLAAGLSRGARASVIAALGCALGTVPHMVAAITGLAALLNASAVAFQTLKYLGVAYLVYMAWTTFRDKGVLAMPEPTEPTAPSARNVITSAVLLNLLNPKLTIFFFAFLPQFVPTGAPNALARMLELSGIFMLATFVVFAVYGACAAAVRDQVVSRPGVVTWMRRAFGASFLALAGRLAAQNQ; encoded by the coding sequence ATGAGCATCGAATTCCTGCTGACGACGCTCGTCATCGTCGCCACTCCCGGCACCGGCGTGCTGTTCACGTTGGCCGCCGGACTGTCCCGCGGCGCGCGGGCCAGCGTGATCGCGGCTCTCGGCTGTGCGCTCGGAACCGTCCCGCACATGGTCGCGGCGATCACCGGCCTGGCCGCGCTGCTCAACGCGAGCGCGGTCGCCTTCCAGACGCTGAAGTACCTCGGCGTCGCCTATCTGGTGTACATGGCCTGGACGACGTTCCGGGATAAGGGCGTGCTCGCGATGCCGGAGCCCACCGAGCCGACGGCCCCCTCGGCGCGGAACGTGATCACCTCGGCGGTGCTGCTCAACCTGCTCAACCCGAAGCTGACCATCTTCTTCTTCGCGTTCCTCCCGCAATTCGTGCCCACCGGCGCGCCGAACGCGTTGGCTCGCATGCTCGAGCTGAGCGGCATATTCATGCTCGCCACCTTCGTGGTGTTCGCGGTCTACGGCGCTTGCGCCGCCGCCGTCCGCGACCAGGTCGTCTCCCGCCCCGGAGTCGTCACCTGGATGCGCCGTGCCTTCGGCGCCTCGTTCCTCGCGCTCGCGGGCAGGCTGGCCGCCCAGAACCAGTGA